The sequence below is a genomic window from Deltaproteobacteria bacterium.
AATTAAGGAGGTGTGATCCGTGAAACACGGGCGTTATGTTGTCTTGGGGATGTTTGTCTTAGGTACGCTTCTTTTTCTGCCCCTGAATGTGGCTGCAGCAGACGCCGAGGGACCTGCCCCGGACAAGGCCCTCTGCGCCAAGATGATTCAGACCGGGAAACAGGCGTATCAGGCGGGGAGGTTTCTTGACGCCAAGGAGTACTTCAGGAAGGCGGTGCAGGCCGATCCCTCGTCCACCGCGGCCTGGGACCACTATGATCTGTCTGTCATCAATGCCCTGGGGGAGAAGGTAAATAAAAATTCGGGCCTGATCGCCCCCGGTGCTTCCGGAGAGGAGCCAGCCAAAGGGATAGAGGCCCCGCCCCCCCCGCCGCAAGCGCCGGCACCTGCCAAAAAGCCCAAATTCGTGATTGAAGACGACGAAGGCTGTTGACGGACCATGCGGTTTAAAAGGGAGGGCATAACTCCCTGTGAAGTCGGCGATACCGAGTAGGGATCCCCGGCCGTCATGAGTTGTCCATGTCCTGAGGCTGCGGCACGCTGATGGCAAGACACCCGCTTCTACACCCATTTCCGGAGTAACCTTCGAATTTTGGCGCGGTGCGAAAAGCCAATTCCCATTGTGAATCGACCTCCCCGATAGTTTAGAATCTTTTGTGGTAATCCCGCCTTGCGGGACACCCTGCAGAGAAGTTGGTGGCGTATGGGTAAGCGCCCGGAAAATTCCGGGAGTTGTACCAATACCTTTTTGGTTGCGGCTGTCAGGCCGCCTTGGAATCGTGTCCATGAAATGTGAACGCTGCCAGTTTGAAAACCCCGAAGGAATGAACTTCTGCGGCAAATGCGGTCATCCCCTCTCCGTGCCATGCCCGAAGTGTGGACATGCCAGCCCTGCCGGGTCACAATCGTGCGAAAACTGCCACGAACCGCTGCCCGCAACGCCTTTTTCCATCTCTACAGATATGTCTCCTCATGAGTATACCCCTCGCTTCCTGAAGAAGGAAATCCTGAGACAAAAGAGCAGCCTTCAAGGCGAACGGAAGATCGTGACCGTCCTCTTTGCCGATGTGGCCGGATCTACGCGCATGTCGGGAAGGCTCGATCCTGAAGACATCCACGATATCATGGATGAGTGTTTTGACATCCTGGGTCAGGAGATCCATGGGGCCGGGGGGAGCATCAATCAGTACACTGGAGACGGAATCATGGCCCTTTTCGGCGCGCCTACCGCCTATGCGGACCATATCCACCGGGCATGCCACGCAGCGCTTCGCATACAGGATCGCATGAAGGCCTATGGGGAACAGGTACAGCGCCGTTATGATATCACTTTCCAGTTGCGGATCGGGATCAACACGGGGAAGGTGGTGGTGGGGGCCATCGGTATTGATTTGAGACGGGACTATACCGCTGCGGGCGAGACAACCAATCTGGCAGCCAGATTGCAGACCCTTGCCCCGCCGGGCGGGACATTCGTTTCCGAGAGGGTGAGAAACGGGGCGATCCGGCTTTTCAGGTTTCGAAGGGCAGGGTCATTCATGGTGAAAGGAAGGGATACGCCGCTTACCGCATATTCCCTGATTGGAGAGCGGAGGCATATACACCTGCTGAGAACTGATAAGGGGCGCTCCACACCGTTTTTCAACCGAAAAGACGAGCTTTCGGTAATGACGCATGTCCTGACGTCCGCCCTCGCGGGTGCATCCAGGATGGTGGCGGTGGTGGGAGAGGCGGGTATAGGGAAAACACGTCTGCTGGCTGCTTTTCGGGACGCCATCCGCATTGAAAAGGCCCTGATCCTGGAAGCTCGTTGTCTCCCCTATGGAGAGTCCACCGTCCTTTACCCGATAACCCAGATGTTCAGGACCTACTTTGAACTCCCGGAAAATGAATGCCTTTCGGTGGCAAAAAAGCGGTTCCGGGACAGGATACGGGAGAAATCCCTGGTCTCTCGATTGGACAAGGTATGCGATCACCTTTCTCATTTGAGCGATGAAGGGCGCACCACTGTTTCATTCGAAGGAAGAAAGCGGTCAATATTTAGATCTCTACATTCGCTGGTAAGCGCCATAACGAGGGCAAAGCCGCTCATCCTCATATTTGACGACATGCAATGGGTCGATCAGACCACACGGGATTTTCTCCTTTTTCTCATCCGGACCGAGTCACCCGGCCCCCTGTTTATCGTCTGTTCAGGGCGAATGACCGAGAAGGCCTGGTGCCCGGACTCCCCCGAACGGGTTCTCCATCTCGGGCCGCTAACGGACGACGCTTCCCTCAATATATTTCATTCGGTCCTCGGTACGGAACTGCTGGATAAGACCATATCACAAAAGATCCTCGATCAGGCAGGGGGAAATCCCCTCTTCCTGGTGGAAATGGCGGAGACCATCAGACACCGGAAACTCATGGTCTGCGATTCCCATGCATGCACCCTCACCTCGGAGGTGGAGGATCTCGAAATCCCCGAGACCATCAGAGACGTCTTGACGGCACGCCTGGATGCGCTTCCCGGACCCGCCAAACGGGTGGCTCAGCTGGCATCGGTCATCGGCGTCGAGTTTTCCCATGAGCTGCTGAAGCGTCTTTCAAGGGATCATGACCGCCTGAAACAACACCTGAAGTTTCTTGAAAAAGAAGGGATTATACACAAGACATCCTCTGATGTCGGGGGCAAATACGCATTTCATCACCAGATGATGCAGGAGATTGCCTACCGAGGTCTGTTGCGCCGCAATCGGAGGGAGTATCACCGTCTGGTGGGCGAGGCCATGGAGAGACTGTATCGAGACGACCTTTCCAATCATGCCGGTTTCCTGGCCTATCACTTCTACCAGTCTCAGGACTGGCCCAAGGCGCTGGCCTATACTCTCCATGCGGGGGACCGGGCAAGGCGCTCGTTCTCCTGTCAGGAGGCCCTAGAGTGTTATGACAGGGCCCTGGATATCCTTCAAAGGGGGAGGTGGGACCACGCCCGGGAAAAGGCGCTGCAGATTTACAGATGGAAGGGGGGAATGCATTTCTGTGCAGGCCAGATGGAAAAAGGGAGATCCACCTTCAAAAAGATGTATTCCGAAGCAAAGGCCCTCAAAGACGATGAGGCAGAAGCAGAGGCGCTCTTTCGGCTGGGGTGGATCTCCTTTTACATGCACCATCCCCGTGCTGCCGTTGATTTCCTCCACAAGGCCATTCGACAGAGCCGGGAACCGTCGCTTTCAGAGCCGCTCCTCAAGGCCACCAGTTTTTTGGGATTTGTCTATTCGGTCCTGGGTAGGTTGAAAGATGCCAGACCCCTCTTGTTTAAATCCGTTAAACTAAGTAAAGACGTTTCCAGCCTGGAAGGAAAGGCATGGAGTCTTTCGTATCTTATTCAGTATCATAACTGGACCGGTGAGTTTGATAAGGCCCTGGCCATGTGTGATGAACTGCGGGTCCTGAACGAGACCATCCAGAGCCCCTTTTTTCATATCGTCCTTCATTTTCGCAAAGGCCTGGTATACGGGGCATTGGGGAGACTGGATGAGGCGGAACGTGTCCTCACAGAGGGTCTGAATCATCTGGAAATCGGAGATGAAAAATTCTGGAGACCCCGTATGTTAAATACCCTCGGCTGGGTTTACAGCGAAGGGGGCCGGATGGAAAAGTCCCTGGAACTGAATCAACAATCGTTGGCAGAGGCCCTCCCCACCGGCGATCCGGAAACGATCCATAATGCCACCATCAATGTGGGAGAAAATTATCTCCGGTTGGGCGATATCGGGAAGGCCGGCGAGGTGCTGGAAGAGGCCTGGAAAAAGATCAAAGGCACGGGGATCACCTATACCCGATGGCGCTACAAGACCAGACTCCTTATTGCGCTTGCAGAACTCTATGAAAAGACCGGGGAAAGAAAAACGGCCATCTCCATGGTCAACAAAGCCCTTCAGGCAGCCAGGGACAAGGGCGCCAGAAAACACGAGGCCAGGGCCCTTTATGTGAAAGCCGGGATCCTTTCACGAACCCGGCCCGAAACGGCCCGGCGGTACTTCGAAGAGGCCCTTGATCTGAGCGTTAAAATGAATGCGCGGCTCCTTGCGGAACAGATCAGGGGAAATTTAGGGATGAGGAATTAAGGAATTAAGGAATCGAAGGATTCAGGAATTTAAGGAGTGATACCGGCGGACTCTGCGTAACCTGTGCCGGAATCGCGGAGAACCGGAAGCGGTCACTCAGGGTGGCTGCGGCTGATGCATTCGCGGAGCATAGACATGAGTCGCTCTCGGGCGTCGGCCGGGATCTCTTCCCTTGCCGCCTCTTTGCACAGTTGGATGGTCTTTCTCATGGAGTCGACACACTCCCTGCACTCAGGGCAGTCACGAAAGTGCCGTTCGATCTCTCGACATACGTCATCGTCCAGTTCGCCGTCCAGATATTCGGACAGCTTTTCGAAATCCTTTTTGCAGTCTTCCCTCATCGGATGGCTTCCTCTTTGTAGGAGGTGGATATCTTTTCCCTCAGGAAGAGGCGCGCTCGGTGCAGTCGGGTCTTGACCGATTGCGTGGATATTCCGAGGATGTCGGCGGTTTCCTGGGTGCTGAATCCCTCGATGTCCCTGAGATTGAACACCAGCCGGTATTTGTGCGAAAGTGAGTGAATGGCGGCGTCGATGATCTTTTTCAGCTCTCCCTGCAGCACACGATCTGATGGATTTTGAGACCAGTCCGGGATGTCGTATGTTGCGTGATCGCCATCCTGGGGAATAAACGATTCCAAGGAGATTTCATGGTCCGGTTCGGCCTTCTTCTTCCTTCGTTTCCGGATGCAGGCCGTGGCTGCGATCTTGAAGAGCCAGTTCTTCAATTTGGTCTCCTCCCGGAAGTCTTTGAGATATCGGAAGGCATTCAGGAAGGTCTCCTGGGCGATGTCTTCTGCATCCTGAAGATGCCCGCACATCTTGAGACCAAAGATAAATATCCGGTCCTCATACCGTTTTACGATTTTTTCCATGGCCTCCATGGAGCCGGCCTTGAAATCGGAGATCAGACGATGGTCGATAGGATCGGTGGCTGTTTCGTAGTCGTTCATGTAACATCCCTGCTTCAGATCGGTTGTTTAGAAAAGAGCGGCCCGACGATCTCCAACCCCGGCATCAGGCATGTGTCTCACTGTATATGAAAGCGTGTCCGATTTCAAACGGAATCATCCGGGGACAGAAATGGGATTTCGCTGCCGACCTTCAAGCGTCCCAGGGTCGTCTTGATTTTTTCGGGCTCTCGTGAGATAGTCTCTCAGGGGCGGGCTCAGGACGCCCCCGAAAGGAAAAAACGTCATTTCACGCAGATTGCAGGCTCGGTTGACATGCGGGAAAAGGGGAATAATGGGGGTAAGAGATTTTTTGAAAACCCGGAGCGAACCGATGAAGAAGACCCGAGACCCGGTGGCAGGGATATGGCAGAGACCGCTGATCGGCCTCACGGTTTTTCTGTTGAGCTGGGCAATGCCCTCTTTGTCAGGGGCTCTGGAATACGGAATCGCATCTCAATATGTGGGGGATCGGGGCATTGAGAATGATCCGAATGTCATTTTTTCAGAGAATTTTGAAGGAGAGGGGATTGAAACGGTATTGTCGGGATGGGAGTATGCCACCCATGAAGAGCGGATGACCGTCAGCTCAGACACCCCTGTTCTTTCCGCTGGAAGCCAGTCCCTGTTCATGGGAGGGAGCGCGGATATGTACCAGCGGCTCCTGCCCGGCCATGATCAGCTCTATATTCGATTCTATGCCAAGTTCGAGTCGGTCTGCCAGGCTCCCGGCCACTGGGTCTGGCTCGGCGGACGGAATCCCTCCGTTCCCTGGCCCTGGCCGGAGGCGGGCACGTGCCCTGATGGGGATGAACGGTGGGCAACCGGCGTAGAGCCGATGGGGACACATTGGGCCTGGGATTTTTATACCTACTGGATGGGCATGCGATCCGCGCCCAGCAGCGATTGCTGGGGCAACACCTTCAGCGGCCGGCCCTCTCCCTGGCCTGTTCCGAAGAATGAATGGATTTGCGTGGAATTCATGGTGAAGATGAATGACCCTGTGACCGCTCATAACGGTGAGCAGGCGTTCTGGATCAACGGCCAAAGAATGGCCCATCTCGGCCCCGGGTTCCCTGTCGGGACTTGGATATGGGACGGGTTTTATCCCGGCGTTGACGGGCGCCCATTTGAAGGGTTTCAATGGAGGAAGGCCCAGGGACTCAACATCAACTATGTTTGGCTCGAACACTATGTGCCCAACGACTCCGGCTGCGGCTGCTGGTTTGACGACCTGGTGATCGCGAAAAAATACATCGGACCGATTTCGGGCGCCTTTCTGACGGTCCATGTGGACCCTAGCGGTCCATGTAATGGATATATGCCATGCTTTTCAAGCATCCAGGAGGGGATCGATGCTGCGGCAAGCGGTGCTACCGTCAAAGTGGTCGAGGGAGGCTATCCTGAGCACCTTGTCATTCGGGAAACAAGAGATCTGGACCTTAAGGGGGGGTGGGATGCCGGCTTTATGAACCAGACCTCAACCACCACAGTTCGATCCGTTACCATCGATGGCCGTGCCGGAGCAGTGGTTGTAAGCAACCTCACAATTGAATAGCAGCCGCATCGCCCTGTAGTTCCTGAGGCCTTCTGCCGAGCCCCACATCCGGTGGCCTCTATGTCACACTGCCAAAGAGATCCGAAACATCGAGCCTTGCGGATATGGCACTTAATCGTTGATTACAGAGGCGTTTTCGTATACATTGGATGCCCGACACGCCGGCAGCAGGATCAGGATACATGGGAAGAGAACCGGATAAGGGGGGTAGAAAAAAGGTTTTGATGAAACATAGAGCACTCAAAGTCCGTAGAAATGATCCTTGCCCGTGCGGGAGCGGGCTCAAATATAAGAAGTGCTGTCTCAACAGGGAAACCATCGATCCTTCGGCCCAGAACAAGGATCTGTACCGCCAGAAGTACAATATCCGGCTGAAAGAAGAGGCGGATATTCGAGGTATTCGGGAGGCAGGGCGTCTGGCCTTGAGTACCCTCGATCTGGTGGCCTCGCACATAGCGCCGGGAATAACGACGGATGACATTAATTCCCTGGTTCACGATTTCACCATAAGACACGGTGCTGTCCCTGCCCCGCTGAATTATCGCGGATTTCCGAAAAGCGTTTGCGTATCGGTCAACGAGGTGATCTGTCATGGCATCCCCGGAGAACGGGTGTTGAAGGACGGGGACATTGTCAATGTGGATGTCACCCCCATTCTGAACGGCTATTATGCGGATACGAACAAGACGTTTTTTGTGGGGACGCCGGGGCCGGATGCCCGGAAGATCGTAAAGGTCGCCAGAAAATGCCTTGAACTGGGGATGTCGGCGGTCCGGCCCGGCAACAGGATCGGCGACATCGGATGGGCCATTCAGACCTATGCAGAAAGTCAGGGATGTTCGGTGGTCAGGGAATTTGTGGGCCATGGCGTGGGATTTGATTTCCACGAGGCCCCCCAGATCCCTCACTATGGACGTCAGAGCGAGGGGATTGTCCTGGTTCCGGGGATGGTCTTCACCATTGAACCGATGATCAACCTGGGGAAAAAGGATCTGAATGTCCTGAGCGACAACTGGACCGCCGTCACCCGTGACAGTTCTTTGTCAGCGCAATTTGAACAGACCCTCCTGGTTACAGAGACCGGATATGAAAGCCTCACCCCCTTTGATCTGTAATCGCATCGGGGCCCGGAAAACCCTTCATGAACGATGGATCTGATCCGACAGGCAGGCAATTTGGGCTTTGTTGCCGTGGGTTTTTCCCGTCCCGGTACCCCCCTCTTTTTTGACCGGTTCCGCGCCTGGATATCCGAGGGGAAGCACGGCGGTATGGCATGGATGGAGAGGAACCTGGACCTCAGGGAAGATCCTTTGAGGCTCCTTGAAGACTGCCGGACGATCGTTACCCTTGCCTATCCCTACTCCCGACGGAAACCCTCTACGCCTGAAGGCCTGTCCGCGGCCAGATACAGTGAACCCCGACAGATGGATTACCATAACCGGCTGAGAAAGAAGGCCAAAGAGTTGGCAAAAGCCCTTCAGCGGCAGTTTCCCGGGACCCGAACCCGGGTCTGCGTGGATTCGGCGCCCATACTGGAGAGGAGCCTTGCGTACCAGTCCGGGATCGGCTTTATCGGAAAGAACACCCAGTTGATCCTCCCGGGCCATGGGTCTTATCTCTTTCTGGTGGAGATCCTTACCACCGCCGTCCTTTCCTTTCCTGAGCCGGTGCTTATGGATAACCGATGCGGTTCGTGTACCCGATGCCTGGATGCCTGTCCCACCGATGCACTCGAGGCCCCTTACCGCCTCAATGCCGCGAAATGCCTGTCCTATCGAACCATTGAACAGAAGGAGCCGGTGGACAGTGAAACGGGCAAAAAGATGGGGGACTGCTTTTTCGGCTGTGATGTGTGCCAGGAGGTCTGTCCTCTGAATAAGGGAGATGAATTGGAAGAAATCATCCTCCCTTCGATACATGACATCCTCCACATGGACGAAGCGAACTTTCGGGCCTCCTATGGGAAAACCGCCTTTGCCCGGGCCGGGCTCAATAAGATCCATAGCAATATCAGGGCGATGGCAAATAATGAACCCCTATGGGAGAAGGAGCTGGATGGAATAAAAAAGAGGGAGGGGTCGGTTTAGCAGAGGGCCGGGGATTGAAATGATTATGGAATTTTGCGATCTCAATTGCCAATATGCGAAATGGCCGGAGGATGAGGGGCTGGATGGATCCGGCAGCTGCAGGACGTTTCAGGCGATTTACTGTACCAAAAAGGCACGGCATGTCCACAAGAACATGCCGTGCCCCGAGAAAAAGAAAAAAGAGTCCCGGTCCGCGGTCATGGAAGAGGGACGGTCTTCATAGGGACGCGGCATCGAGGTATTGGGTGATGGCCCCGTCATACTCGTGGGTCAGGCGGAAAACCTTTTTGGCCAGGCGGAACCGGGTTTCGAGGGTGGTCTCTCCGCCGGAGGCCGCCATCTCTTTCAGCACTGTATCGTAATCAGCCGGATCCACGAGCACCGTCACAAACCTGAAATTCTTGGCCGACGACCGGAGCATTGACGGCCCCCCGATATCGATGTTTTCAATCGCCTCTTCCAGGGTGACCCCCTCTTTAGCGACTGTTTTTTCGAATTGGTAGAGGTTTACCACCACCATATCGATGGGCGTGATCCCGTGCGCCTCCATCATTTTGACATGCTCGGGGTTGTCCCTCAGACCCAGCAGGCCCCCGTGAACCTTGGGA
It includes:
- the map gene encoding type I methionyl aminopeptidase; its protein translation is MKHRALKVRRNDPCPCGSGLKYKKCCLNRETIDPSAQNKDLYRQKYNIRLKEEADIRGIREAGRLALSTLDLVASHIAPGITTDDINSLVHDFTIRHGAVPAPLNYRGFPKSVCVSVNEVICHGIPGERVLKDGDIVNVDVTPILNGYYADTNKTFFVGTPGPDARKIVKVARKCLELGMSAVRPGNRIGDIGWAIQTYAESQGCSVVREFVGHGVGFDFHEAPQIPHYGRQSEGIVLVPGMVFTIEPMINLGKKDLNVLSDNWTAVTRDSSLSAQFEQTLLVTETGYESLTPFDL
- a CDS encoding sigma-70 family RNA polymerase sigma factor, translated to MNDYETATDPIDHRLISDFKAGSMEAMEKIVKRYEDRIFIFGLKMCGHLQDAEDIAQETFLNAFRYLKDFREETKLKNWLFKIAATACIRKRRKKKAEPDHEISLESFIPQDGDHATYDIPDWSQNPSDRVLQGELKKIIDAAIHSLSHKYRLVFNLRDIEGFSTQETADILGISTQSVKTRLHRARLFLREKISTSYKEEAIR
- a CDS encoding AAA family ATPase, whose amino-acid sequence is MKCERCQFENPEGMNFCGKCGHPLSVPCPKCGHASPAGSQSCENCHEPLPATPFSISTDMSPHEYTPRFLKKEILRQKSSLQGERKIVTVLFADVAGSTRMSGRLDPEDIHDIMDECFDILGQEIHGAGGSINQYTGDGIMALFGAPTAYADHIHRACHAALRIQDRMKAYGEQVQRRYDITFQLRIGINTGKVVVGAIGIDLRRDYTAAGETTNLAARLQTLAPPGGTFVSERVRNGAIRLFRFRRAGSFMVKGRDTPLTAYSLIGERRHIHLLRTDKGRSTPFFNRKDELSVMTHVLTSALAGASRMVAVVGEAGIGKTRLLAAFRDAIRIEKALILEARCLPYGESTVLYPITQMFRTYFELPENECLSVAKKRFRDRIREKSLVSRLDKVCDHLSHLSDEGRTTVSFEGRKRSIFRSLHSLVSAITRAKPLILIFDDMQWVDQTTRDFLLFLIRTESPGPLFIVCSGRMTEKAWCPDSPERVLHLGPLTDDASLNIFHSVLGTELLDKTISQKILDQAGGNPLFLVEMAETIRHRKLMVCDSHACTLTSEVEDLEIPETIRDVLTARLDALPGPAKRVAQLASVIGVEFSHELLKRLSRDHDRLKQHLKFLEKEGIIHKTSSDVGGKYAFHHQMMQEIAYRGLLRRNRREYHRLVGEAMERLYRDDLSNHAGFLAYHFYQSQDWPKALAYTLHAGDRARRSFSCQEALECYDRALDILQRGRWDHAREKALQIYRWKGGMHFCAGQMEKGRSTFKKMYSEAKALKDDEAEAEALFRLGWISFYMHHPRAAVDFLHKAIRQSREPSLSEPLLKATSFLGFVYSVLGRLKDARPLLFKSVKLSKDVSSLEGKAWSLSYLIQYHNWTGEFDKALAMCDELRVLNETIQSPFFHIVLHFRKGLVYGALGRLDEAERVLTEGLNHLEIGDEKFWRPRMLNTLGWVYSEGGRMEKSLELNQQSLAEALPTGDPETIHNATINVGENYLRLGDIGKAGEVLEEAWKKIKGTGITYTRWRYKTRLLIALAELYEKTGERKTAISMVNKALQAARDKGARKHEARALYVKAGILSRTRPETARRYFEEALDLSVKMNARLLAEQIRGNLGMRN
- the queG gene encoding tRNA epoxyqueuosine(34) reductase QueG; this translates as MDLIRQAGNLGFVAVGFSRPGTPLFFDRFRAWISEGKHGGMAWMERNLDLREDPLRLLEDCRTIVTLAYPYSRRKPSTPEGLSAARYSEPRQMDYHNRLRKKAKELAKALQRQFPGTRTRVCVDSAPILERSLAYQSGIGFIGKNTQLILPGHGSYLFLVEILTTAVLSFPEPVLMDNRCGSCTRCLDACPTDALEAPYRLNAAKCLSYRTIEQKEPVDSETGKKMGDCFFGCDVCQEVCPLNKGDELEEIILPSIHDILHMDEANFRASYGKTAFARAGLNKIHSNIRAMANNEPLWEKELDGIKKREGSV
- a CDS encoding zf-HC2 domain-containing protein, translating into MREDCKKDFEKLSEYLDGELDDDVCREIERHFRDCPECRECVDSMRKTIQLCKEAAREEIPADARERLMSMLRECISRSHPE
- a CDS encoding IMP cyclohydrolase; the protein is MSKIRKAIISVTDKSGIVDFAASLSRFGVGVLSTGGTANALRQGGIEVTDISEYTGFPEMMDGRVKTLHPKVHGGLLGLRDNPEHVKMMEAHGITPIDMVVVNLYQFEKTVAKEGVTLEEAIENIDIGGPSMLRSSAKNFRFVTVLVDPADYDTVLKEMAASGGETTLETRFRLAKKVFRLTHEYDGAITQYLDAASL